Proteins co-encoded in one Halorussus lipolyticus genomic window:
- a CDS encoding amino acid-binding protein: MSDDASSSEVQAYTVRLELVDEPGELLSALEPIAENGGNLLSVFHERGSVTPRGHIPVEVDLECPQDRFDALVSDLRDAGVNVIRAGAERYGEEVTVLLVGHVIETDFSETLSFIEDNAEASVADVSLSAPGGTSEVASARLRLAAETGTTGEVVGTVREVAERKDLRVVEPLTEMEESA; encoded by the coding sequence ATGAGTGACGACGCGAGTTCTTCGGAAGTGCAGGCGTACACGGTCCGTCTCGAACTGGTGGACGAACCCGGCGAACTGCTGTCCGCGCTCGAACCCATCGCCGAGAACGGCGGCAACCTGCTGTCGGTGTTCCACGAGCGCGGGTCGGTGACGCCCCGAGGACACATCCCAGTTGAGGTGGACCTCGAATGCCCACAGGACCGGTTCGACGCGCTGGTCTCGGACTTGCGGGACGCGGGCGTCAACGTGATTCGGGCCGGCGCAGAGCGATACGGCGAGGAGGTCACGGTTCTCCTCGTGGGTCACGTCATCGAGACCGACTTCTCGGAGACGCTCTCGTTCATCGAGGACAACGCCGAGGCCTCGGTCGCCGACGTGTCCCTGTCCGCGCCCGGCGGCACGAGCGAAGTCGCCAGCGCCCGCCTCCGGTTGGCGGCCGAGACCGGCACGACTGGCGAGGTGGTCGGCACGGTCCGCGAGGTGGCAGAGCGGAAGGACTTGCGCGTGGTCGAACCCCTGACGGAGATGGAGGAGTCGGCATGA
- a CDS encoding homoserine dehydrogenase: protein MKLAVLGAGAVGRSVAELAGEYGHRVTALADSTGAVVNADGIDVASALAEKDDEDSVGESAPEEALDAEYDVLVEATPTTLGDAQPGFGHVRSALERDRHVVLANKGPVAERYADLRELERDSEGSVRFEATVGGAIPVLSTIEDYGPDTISAARGVLNGTANFVLSRMAAEGLGYEHVLAEAQDLGVAEADPSFDVNGTDAALKCVILANVLGDREYSLDDAEVEGIAELPGNALELAGEDGRTVRLIGEAGPDGVRVGPRLVPENGTLAVSGTRNIVQLETDHAGRLNLSGRGAGGPETATAVLADVNRL, encoded by the coding sequence ATGAAGTTGGCAGTGCTGGGCGCTGGCGCAGTCGGGCGGTCTGTCGCCGAGTTGGCGGGCGAGTACGGCCACCGAGTGACTGCGCTCGCGGATTCGACCGGAGCGGTCGTGAACGCCGACGGAATCGACGTGGCGAGCGCGCTCGCCGAGAAAGACGACGAGGACAGCGTGGGAGAATCGGCCCCCGAGGAGGCCCTCGACGCCGAGTACGACGTGTTGGTCGAGGCCACGCCGACGACGCTCGGCGACGCCCAACCCGGATTCGGCCACGTCCGGTCGGCGCTCGAACGCGACCGTCACGTCGTGCTGGCCAACAAGGGACCGGTCGCCGAGCGGTACGCCGACCTCCGGGAACTGGAGCGCGACAGCGAGGGGTCGGTCCGGTTCGAGGCCACGGTCGGCGGCGCGATTCCGGTTCTCTCGACCATCGAGGACTACGGCCCCGATACCATCTCGGCCGCGCGCGGGGTTCTGAACGGGACCGCGAACTTCGTCCTCTCGCGGATGGCCGCCGAGGGACTGGGCTACGAACACGTGCTGGCGGAGGCCCAAGACCTCGGGGTGGCGGAGGCCGACCCCTCTTTCGACGTGAACGGGACCGACGCGGCGCTCAAGTGCGTGATTCTGGCGAACGTGCTGGGCGACCGGGAGTACTCGCTGGACGACGCCGAGGTCGAAGGCATCGCGGAACTGCCGGGCAACGCGCTCGAACTCGCTGGCGAGGACGGCCGGACCGTCCGCCTCATCGGCGAGGCCGGGCCGGATGGCGTCCGAGTCGGACCGCGCCTCGTCCCCGAAAACGGCACGCTGGCGGTCTCGGGCACGCGCAACATCGTCCAACTGGAGACCGACCACGCGGGCCGACTCAACCTGAGCGGCCGGGGCGCGGGCGGGCCGGAGACCGCCACCGCGGTCCTCGCGGACGTGAATCGGCTCTGA
- the tuf gene encoding translation elongation factor EF-1 subunit alpha, with protein sequence MSEDKPHQNLAIIGHVDHGKSTLVGRLLYETGSVPEHVIEQHKEEAEEKGKGGFEFAYVMDNLAEERERGVTIDIAHQEFDTDDYYFTIVDCPGHRDFVKNMITGASQADNAVLVVAADDGVAPQTQEHVFLARTLGIDELIVGVNKMDIVDYEESKFNEVVAEVEELLKQVQFGTEDASFIPISAFEGDNIAEESDNTDWYDGEILLEALNGLEEPEPPTSADLRLPIQDVYTISGIGTVPVGRIETGTLNTGDNVSFQPSDVGGEVKTIEMHHEEVPKAEPGDNVGFNVRGIGKDDIRRGDVCGPADDPPSVAETFQAQIVVMQHPSVITDGYTPVFHAHTAQVACTIESIDKKMDPSSGEVAEENPDFIQSGDAAVVTVRPQKPLSIEPSSEIPELGSFAIRDMGQTIAAGKVLSVNEP encoded by the coding sequence ATGAGCGAAGACAAACCGCACCAGAACTTGGCCATCATCGGCCACGTTGACCACGGAAAGAGTACGTTGGTCGGACGACTCCTCTACGAGACGGGGAGCGTACCCGAGCACGTCATCGAACAGCACAAGGAAGAAGCAGAGGAGAAGGGCAAGGGCGGCTTCGAGTTCGCCTACGTCATGGACAACCTCGCCGAGGAGCGAGAGCGTGGTGTCACCATCGACATCGCCCACCAAGAGTTCGACACGGACGACTACTACTTCACCATCGTGGACTGTCCGGGTCACCGCGACTTCGTGAAGAACATGATTACGGGCGCGTCTCAGGCCGACAACGCCGTCCTCGTCGTCGCCGCCGACGACGGTGTTGCGCCTCAGACGCAGGAGCACGTCTTCCTGGCCCGCACCCTCGGCATCGACGAGCTTATCGTCGGTGTCAACAAGATGGACATCGTTGACTACGAGGAGTCCAAGTTCAACGAGGTCGTCGCCGAAGTCGAGGAACTGCTCAAGCAGGTCCAGTTCGGCACCGAGGACGCCAGCTTCATCCCGATTTCGGCCTTCGAGGGCGACAACATCGCCGAGGAGTCCGACAACACGGACTGGTACGACGGCGAGATTCTCCTCGAGGCCCTCAACGGTCTCGAAGAGCCGGAGCCGCCGACGTCCGCGGACCTCCGACTCCCGATTCAGGACGTTTACACGATTTCCGGCATCGGTACCGTCCCCGTCGGACGTATCGAGACGGGTACCCTGAACACGGGCGACAACGTCTCCTTCCAGCCCAGCGACGTGGGTGGCGAGGTCAAGACCATCGAGATGCACCACGAGGAAGTCCCGAAGGCCGAACCCGGTGACAACGTCGGATTCAACGTCCGCGGCATCGGTAAGGACGACATCCGTCGTGGCGACGTCTGTGGTCCCGCCGACGACCCGCCGTCGGTCGCCGAGACCTTCCAGGCCCAGATTGTCGTGATGCAGCACCCGAGCGTCATCACGGACGGTTACACGCCGGTCTTCCACGCCCACACGGCGCAGGTCGCGTGTACCATCGAATCCATCGACAAGAAGATGGACCCCTCGTCGGGTGAGGTCGCCGAGGAGAACCCCGACTTCATCCAGTCCGGCGACGCCGCCGTCGTGACGGTTCGACCGCAGAAGCCGCTCAGCATCGAGCCGTCGTCCGAGATTCCGGAACTCGGTAGCTTCGCCATCCGTGACATGGGTCAGACCATCGCGGCTGGCAAGGTCCTCAGCGTCAACGAGCCATAA
- the rpsJ gene encoding 30S ribosomal protein S10: MQQARVRLAGTSPEDLDDICDDVREIANKTGVSLSGPIPLPTKTLEVPTRKSPDGEGTATWEHWEMRVHKRLIDIDADERALRQLMRIQVPNDVSIEIVLED, from the coding sequence ATGCAGCAAGCACGCGTCCGACTGGCGGGAACCAGTCCCGAAGACCTAGACGACATCTGCGACGATGTCCGCGAAATCGCCAACAAGACCGGCGTTTCGCTCTCGGGACCCATCCCGCTTCCGACCAAGACGCTGGAGGTTCCTACTCGCAAGTCCCCCGACGGTGAGGGGACCGCGACGTGGGAACACTGGGAGATGCGCGTCCACAAACGTCTCATCGACATCGACGCCGACGAGCGCGCACTCCGACAGCTCATGCGGATTCAGGTTCCGAACGACGTGAGCATCGAAATCGTCCTCGAGGACTGA
- a CDS encoding rhomboid family intramembrane serine protease, with the protein MVGSPTAQTLAVFLVVFAAQSLVSLVSERLAFGLFVLAPPISLRPWTLLVSVYAHAGLAHLVSNAVVLVLVGFAVERVTTTWRYHIFFASVGMAAGLAQVVVSGAVGGASAVLGASGAVFGLVGYLLAGNPVTDTVLSWLPLSGRARIALLLVVAGGVTMLTAAPGVALVAHFAGFALGLLAGRGRILRA; encoded by the coding sequence ATGGTCGGCAGTCCGACGGCCCAGACGCTCGCCGTCTTCCTCGTCGTCTTCGCCGCCCAATCGCTGGTGAGTCTCGTCTCCGAACGCCTCGCGTTCGGCCTGTTCGTCCTCGCACCGCCGATTTCGCTTCGGCCGTGGACCCTGCTGGTCAGCGTCTACGCCCACGCGGGCCTCGCCCATCTGGTCTCGAACGCGGTGGTCCTCGTGCTGGTCGGCTTCGCCGTCGAGCGCGTCACGACCACGTGGCGCTACCACATCTTCTTCGCCAGCGTCGGCATGGCCGCGGGCCTCGCGCAGGTGGTCGTCTCCGGCGCGGTCGGTGGCGCGTCGGCGGTCCTCGGAGCCAGCGGCGCGGTGTTTGGGCTGGTCGGGTATCTCCTCGCGGGCAATCCCGTCACGGATACGGTCCTTAGCTGGCTTCCCCTGAGCGGGCGGGCGCGAATCGCGCTCTTGCTGGTGGTCGCTGGGGGTGTGACCATGCTCACGGCCGCGCCGGGCGTGGCGCTGGTCGCGCACTTCGCCGGATTTGCACTCGGCCTGTTAGCGGGGCGCGGTCGGATTCTTCGGGCGTAG